A region of Diceros bicornis minor isolate mBicDic1 chromosome 9, mDicBic1.mat.cur, whole genome shotgun sequence DNA encodes the following proteins:
- the RPL21 gene encoding large ribosomal subunit protein eL21 has translation MTNTKGKRRGTRYMFSRPFRKHGVVPLATYMRIYKKGDIVDIKGMGTVQKGMPHKCYHGKTGRVYNVTQHAVGIVVNKQVKGKILAKRINVRIEHIKHSKSRDSFLKRVKENDQKKKEAKEKGTWVQLKRQPAPPREAHFVRTNGKEPELLEPIPYEFMA, from the exons ATGACCAACacaaagggaaagaggagaggcaCCCGCTATATGTTCTCTAGGCCTTTTAGAAAACATG gAGTTGTTCCTTTGGCCACATATATGCGAATCTACAAGAAAGGTGATATTGTAGACATCAAG GGAATGGGCACTGTTCAAAAAGGAATGCCCCACAAATGTTACCATGGCAAAACTGGAAGAGTGTACAATGTCACCCAGCATGCTGTTGGCATTGTTGTAAACAAGCAAGTTAA GGGTAAGATTCTTGCCAAGAGAATTAATGTACGTATTGAGCATATTAAGCACTCTAAGAGCCGAGATAGCTTCCTGAAACGAGTGAAGGAAAATgatcagaaaaagaaggaagccaAAGAGAAGGGTACTTGGGTTCAGCTGAAGCGCCAG CCTGCTCCACCCAGAGAAGCACACTTCGTGAGAACCAATGGAAAGGAGCCTGAGCTGCTGGAACCCATTCCCTATGAATTCATGGCATGA